From a single Nicotiana tomentosiformis chromosome 2, ASM39032v3, whole genome shotgun sequence genomic region:
- the LOC138905007 gene encoding uncharacterized protein, which yields MKTEKKKKEETSRREEPEESKHMHVLPFLQTLCRKKLDKQFGRFLDVLKQVHVNLPFTEVLSQIPAYSKFLKEILMKKRKIKETSMEVGEGDGRDKVGANIFVVGRPNVLIRVDKFVFPVDFIVVNMEENKKVLLILGRPFLEWK from the exons atgaaaactgagaagaaaaagaaagaagaaacttcgagaagggaggaacctgaAGAGAGCAAGCATATGCATGTTTTACCTTTCCTTCAAACGTTATGTAGaaaaaagctggacaagcagtttgggagatttctggatgtgctaaaacaggttcatgtaaatttaccattcacagaagttctctcacaaatacCTGCTTATtcaaaattcttgaaggagatcctgatgaagaagaggaaaatcAAGGAGACCTcaatg gaagttGGAGAAGGAGATgggagagataaggtcggtgccaatatctttgtAGTTGGTAGACCAAACGTGTTaattcgggtggataagttcgtatttcctgtagattttatagtggtgaatatggaggagaacaagaagGTCctcctcatcctaggaagaccattcctaGAGTGGAAATAA
- the LOC138905008 gene encoding uncharacterized protein produces the protein MTYADACDILDEMADTSSAWQSRANVPQDDPNGIHIHKELHDHGQAIVELTTTMNQLEKSQLQQVQGTKQVNAMEGVNVMVNKRIQHGQQVQNNQDQYEQNGSNYNQDDSYDDQSEEVLYANNYQGQRSNAPNQQWRSQGNNQNWGNQGQGNWYNGNNNNSNNWGNNNQNWGKSNNNWGGNGNQRGWNNNNQGNRGSGFQRASMYQQPNNPPPYSSQGQSSSNNEMRRIENMFKQMMERNADSDAQIASHTTSIRNLEVQMGQISQTLNTRPKGSLPSDMVVNLKGGNNTGHAMTVTTRSGIGGDTSTSNPKKIMSDDVVLQEDDEIQANDENVNDGVRIDIDDNMEETQNNVNPSREYVIDIPETIVTKAKASLPRPPPPYPQRLAKKNN, from the coding sequence atgacttatgccgatgcttgtgacatacttgatgagatggctgaCACATCCTCAGCTTGGCAGAGTCGGGCAAATGTACCTCAGGATGACCCTAATGGCATCCATattcacaaggaacttcatgatcacggacaagccatagtcgagttgacaactactatgaatcagTTAGAAAAGTCCCAACTTCAGCAAGTTCAAgggacaaagcaagtaaatgccatggaaggggtaAATGTCATGGTCAACAAGAGGATACAGcatggtcaacaagtgcaaaacaatcaagatcaatatgagcaaAATGGTAGTAATTacaatcaagacgattcttatgatgatcaaagtgaggaagtgttatatgccaataactaccaaggtcaacggagcaatgctccaaatcaacaatggagatcgcaagggaacaatcaaaattggggcaaccaagggCAAGGGAATTGGTacaatggcaacaacaacaactcgaaCAATTGGGGAAACAACAATCAGAATTGGGGGAAAAGCAATAACAATTGGGGCGGCAATGGAAACCAAaggggttggaataataataatcaaggcaaccgggggtcgggctttcaaagggcctcgatgtatcaacaacccaacaatccgcctccatattcctctcaagggcaaagttcttcaaacaatgagatgaggCGGATagagaatatgttcaaacaaatgatggaaaggaatgctgattccgatgcccaaatagcctcccatactacctctattcgcaacttggaagtacaaatgggtcaaatttctcaaacaTTGAATACTCGCCCCAAGGGGTCACTACCAAGTGATATGGTAGTAAACCTGAAGGGCGGGAACAATACAGGCCATGCTATGACAgtgaccacaagaagcggtaTAGGTGGAGATACAAGTACCTCTAATCCAAAGAAGATTATGAGTGATGATGTTGTGttgcaagaagatgatgagattcaagccaatgatgagaatgtgaatgatggagtgaggatcgatattgatgacaacatggaggagactcaaaataatgtgaacccatctagggaatacgtgatagacataccggaaACGATAGTGACTAAAGCCAAGGCctctttgccaaggcctcctccaccgtatcctcaaaggcttgcaaagaaaaataattaa